The Tatumella ptyseos genome segment TGCTGGAACTTGTGCAGCAATTACCGACTGCCCCGCCGTCAGCGCCATTAAGACAGCAGTAGCCATTACGTTCTTAGTCAATTTCATGTTACGACTCCACACATTTTCATTATAATTATAGGGTTTTTCCCCGGCCCGATTCCTGTCTGTCCAACGACTCACTCTTTCATCAACCTTACAGACAATTGACAATTTTTTTACGCGTTAAGCGGTCAAGTTAGTAGTCTATCGTGAACGCTATGTGATGGACCTCACTGATAATCATCACATTGTTCACTATTAATACATGCACCTATAAGAGCATCTACTGATTGATCGGGATTTGTCCCTATAAATAACTATAAGCAATATTTATGCCAGAATCGCCACTATTGATCGAGCGGTAAGTAATTAACCTAAACGATATTTAAATTTGATTAAAGTGTTTAAACTATTAGGAAGGAATGTATCAGAGTCGTGAATAGATACTAAAGTATTATTAATGAAATAAATATCAGCACCAAATAAGTGCACCATTTCAGCATAATGCACTTAAATAATGCAAAACCTCACTCAGCCAGCAACATGGCACTAAGAAAGTGCAGACTATTTTATCTGCACCAACCTTCATGATAAAAATTATCGATTAATCTGAGGAAATCTTACCGAAAATAGCTTCTTCGCCGCCCTGCTCAATCGCTTGCCAATAATGCTTACGGCATACCGAAATATATTGATCATTACCACCGATAACCACTTGCGCCCCATCATGGAAGGGACGACCCTCAGCATTTAACCGCAGCACCATATTCGCCTTACGGCCACAATGACACACTGTTTTCAACTCTACGAGTTTGTCTGCCCAGGCAAGTAAATATAAACTCCCTTGAAATAATTCACCGCGAAAATCAGTTCTTAAGCCGTAACACAATACGGGTATATTCAAATGGTCAGTAA includes the following:
- a CDS encoding thymidine kinase, giving the protein MAQLYFYYSAMNAGKSTSLLQSSYNYQERGMRTLIFTAEIDDRYGKGRVASRIGLSSSAALFSPGTDLFHEIKQANETQELHCILIDESQFLTREQVKQLTYVTDHLNIPVLCYGLRTDFRGELFQGSLYLLAWADKLVELKTVCHCGRKANMVLRLNAEGRPFHDGAQVVIGGNDQYISVCRKHYWQAIEQGGEEAIFGKISSD